The following coding sequences are from one Candidatus Binatia bacterium window:
- a CDS encoding type II toxin-antitoxin system RelE/ParE family toxin produces the protein MKTVDAHRSATTEMIEAARFYEKRRQGLGFRFIQTVEDIYQLIAESPDAGSPLGRKDRKRTVPGFPYNVVYRVEEERVVVLATMHQRRKPGYWKWRRYR, from the coding sequence GTGAAGACAGTAGATGCTCATCGCAGCGCCACCACGGAGATGATCGAGGCGGCGCGCTTCTACGAGAAGCGGCGTCAGGGTCTCGGGTTCCGCTTCATCCAGACGGTCGAAGATATTTACCAACTGATCGCGGAATCTCCAGATGCGGGTTCACCTCTGGGCCGCAAGGACCGAAAACGAACGGTGCCAGGCTTTCCGTACAACGTCGTGTACCGAGTGGAAGAGGAACGCGTAGTTGTCCTTGCGACCATGCACCAGCGGCGGAAACCAGGGTACTGGAAG
- a CDS encoding addiction module protein, giving the protein MASKIDELEAEALSLPVAERARLVSRLLTSLDDQVDEDVELAWIEEAERRYQEVRDNPAAAEPAAVAFQRARDALR; this is encoded by the coding sequence ATGGCGTCGAAGATAGATGAGTTGGAGGCTGAGGCGCTGAGCCTGCCCGTTGCCGAGCGGGCCCGGCTCGTGAGCCGGCTGCTTACGAGCCTCGACGACCAGGTGGACGAGGACGTAGAGCTGGCCTGGATCGAGGAAGCGGAGCGCCGTTATCAGGAGGTGCGTGACAACCCGGCGGCGGCCGAGCCAGCAGCCGTGGCGTTCCAGCGTGCACGAGATGCGCTTCGGTGA